DNA from Arthrobacter sp. SLBN-112:
CTCCATCCAGTGTGATGTGGTGTTCGACGGCGTCCGGCTGGGTCCCGAGGCCCTGCTCCCGGCAGCGCGGGGGCTGCGCGGCCCGTTCACCTGCCTGAACGAGGCCCGGTATGGCATTGCGTGGGGTGCCATGGGCGCGGCACGGGATTCCTATGAGGCTGCGCTGGCGTACTCGCAGGAGCGGCTGCAGTTCGGCAAGCCGCTGGCCGGCTGCCAGCTCACGCAGGAAAAGCTGGTGAACATGCTGGTGGAGGTCCAGAAGGGCACCCTGCTGGCCCTGCACCTGGGCCGGCTGAAGGATGCGGGGAGCATCCGGCCGGAGCAGATCTCGCTGGGCAAGTTGAACAACGTCCGGGAGGCGATTGCTGTGGCGCGGGAGGCGCGGTCCATCCTGGGCGGCAACGGCATCACCACGGATTACTCACCGCTGCGGCATGCCGCGAACCTGGAGTCGGTCCGCACGTATGAGGGCACGGATGAGGTGCACACCCTGATCCTCGGCCGGCACATCACCGGCCTGGACGCCTTCCACTGAGCTGCCCCCTCAGGCCGAGAAGCCGCCGTCGGCCTTGATCAGCTGCCCGGACACCCAGCGGCCGGCGGGGGACAGGAGGAACGCCACGGTCCCGGCGACGTCGGCCGGGGTGCCCAGCCTGCCGGTGGGCTGGCGCGCGGTAAGCTCTTCGCGGATCTCCGGGGTCATCCAGCCGGTATCCACCGGCCCAGGGTTGAGCACGTTGGCCGAGATCCCCTGCGGACCCAGCTCGCGGGCCGCGGCAATCACGATCCTGTCCAGGGCCCCCTTCGAGGCACCGTAGGGAAGGTTGAACGCTGTGTGGTCACTGGTCAGCGCAACGATCGCGCCGCCGTCGTCCGTTGCCTGCCGCGCAAAGGCGGCGATCAGCTGCCAGCTGGCGCGGGTGTTCACCGCGAAGTGCCGGTCAAAGGACTCCACGCTGGTGTCCAGCACGCCTGAATCCACCGACTCCGCGTGGCTGAGCACCAGGCCATGCAGCGGGCCGGCCAGCTGCGCGGCCTCCGCCACGAGCCGGTCCGGGACGCCGGGATCCTGGAGGTCGGCTGACAGGACCTGGACCTTGGCGCCGATGGCCTCCAGCTCGGCGGTGAGGCGGACCACGTCCTCGGGTTCGCTCCCCCACGGCATGCGGGCGTCGTAGTCGGCCCAGTAGGACAGCGCCAGGTCCCAGCCGTCCGCCGCGAGCTGCCGGGCAATGCCGGCGCCGATGCCGGCCAGCCGCCCCACACCGGTGACCAGGGCAACGGGGCGGGAAGGGACGGGTGTGACGGGTTCCATCGGACCAGCCTAGCGGTGGCCCGCATCAGGCTGCTGCCGGCTCCGCTTCCCGCGAACTGCGGTTCCGGTGGATGGTGGCACTGATGACGGCGGCAATGGTGCACATGGCCGCCGCCGCCAGCCAGGCGTAAGTGTAGTGGCCGGTGGCGTCCCGCAGGACTCCGGCGGCGATGGCTGCCGCGGCGGCACCCAGTTGGTGGGCCGCGAAGACCCACCCGAAGACCACGCTGCCGTCAGCACCAAACGTTTCGCGGCAGATGGCGGCCGTGGGTGGAACGGTGGCCACCCAGTCCAGGCCGTAGATCACCACGAACACGATCATGCTGGGCTGCACCTCGGCGTTCAGCAGCAGCGGGAGCACCAGCAGCCCGATGCCGCGGAACTGGTAGTAGACGGCCAGCAGGACGCGAGGGTTGAAGCGGTCGGTCAGCCAGCCTGAGGCGATGGTCCCGATGATGTCGAAGATCCCGACGACGGCGAGCAGCCCCGCGGCGGTGGTTTCCGGCATGCCGTGGTCATGGGCGGAGGGGATGAAGTGGGTGCCGATCAGGCCGTTGGTGGT
Protein-coding regions in this window:
- a CDS encoding SDR family oxidoreductase, which produces MEPVTPVPSRPVALVTGVGRLAGIGAGIARQLAADGWDLALSYWADYDARMPWGSEPEDVVRLTAELEAIGAKVQVLSADLQDPGVPDRLVAEAAQLAGPLHGLVLSHAESVDSGVLDTSVESFDRHFAVNTRASWQLIAAFARQATDDGGAIVALTSDHTAFNLPYGASKGALDRIVIAAARELGPQGISANVLNPGPVDTGWMTPEIREELTARQPTGRLGTPADVAGTVAFLLSPAGRWVSGQLIKADGGFSA